From Halanaerobium saccharolyticum subsp. saccharolyticum DSM 6643:
TATGAAATTTAAGGTGTTCAATAAGTAATTATACCAGGCCAAAAATTCCTTTGATAAAAAAGAAAAATTACCAACCACACTTTGACTAAATATGGTCCCTAATAAAATATAACCAACTACACTGGGGATTCTAAATTTATCTGTTATCGTTTTTACAATAAAAGCTGCTAAAAATAAAAGCCCAATCAAATAAATTAATCTATGACTTTTATGATTAAGCATCATCCAATACTGAAGACCATTTAAATTCTCTAAGACACCATAATCAGTAATCTATATCACATCCCTATAAAATTTTTAAGAAATTTTCCAAGTATAATTATATATTAAGATACCAGCTAAAACAATACCAAAGTAAATCAATTATCTTTATTGATTAATTTAAATTAACCTGATTCTTTATATTTCCTTCGAGAAAACTTTTTATATTTTCATAAACTATTTCCATTAAACACTGTCTTGATTCTTTAGTGGCCCAAGCTATATGGGGAGTAATAATTGTTTTCTCAGAATTTAAAAGCAAATTTGATACTGCCGGCGGTTCATTTGTCAACACATCAAGAGCAGCAGCTTGAATTTTGCCCGCCTCCAGGGAAGCTGCCAGATCATCTTCTATAATTAAACCTCCCCGAGCTGTATTAATAATAATTACATTCTTTTTCATTTGAGCAATGCTCTTTTGATTTATCATTCCTGCAGTTTCTTCAGTTAAAGGACAGTGCAGACTTATAATATCAGATTGTTTATAAAGCTCTCTCAGCTTTAAAAATTCCAGACCCTCGGTCAATATATCTGGATCTGAAATTTTTTCTTGCGGACTGCGATCATAGACTATAACCTTCATACCAAATGCTAATGCCAACTCAGCAGTCCGCTGACCTATGCTGCCAAAACCAATTATTCCTAAAGTCCTATTTTTTAACTCAATTAAAGGATAGTTCCAAAAACAAAAATCTTCAGACTGAGTCCATTCCTTTGCTTTAACTGCTCTATTATGTTCACCTACATGTAAAGCTGCCTCTAAAATCAAAGCTAAAGTAAATTGTGCTACTGCATTTGTACTATAATCAGGTGCATTTGTTACAATTACATCATTTTCTGCAGCTGCTTTAATATCTACAACATTATAGCCTGTTGCTAAAATTCCTATATATTTTAATCCTGGCAGGCTTTCTATTGTTTTTCTTTTTAGCGGAGTCTTATTTGTTAATAAAATATCTGCTCCTTTAGATCTTTCTAAGATTTTTTCTTTAGGAGTTCGATCATAGATTTCAAGCTCTCCTAAGTTTTTTATCTGATCCCAACTTAAATCGCCTGGATTTAGCGCATATCCATCTAAAACTACAATTTTCATTTATTTTTCCCCCAGTTTATATTTTTCAAAATAAGAAATATTCTTAGTTTATGCTGATGGTTTTAGTAAATAAATTACTTTCATTAATATTATTCTATTTAGAAGAGGGTCTTCCTTCTTTTAGTCTCCGGATAATTTAAAAAGTAATATAATTA
This genomic window contains:
- a CDS encoding D-2-hydroxyacid dehydrogenase, with the translated sequence MKIVVLDGYALNPGDLSWDQIKNLGELEIYDRTPKEKILERSKGADILLTNKTPLKRKTIESLPGLKYIGILATGYNVVDIKAAAENDVIVTNAPDYSTNAVAQFTLALILEAALHVGEHNRAVKAKEWTQSEDFCFWNYPLIELKNRTLGIIGFGSIGQRTAELALAFGMKVIVYDRSPQEKISDPDILTEGLEFLKLRELYKQSDIISLHCPLTEETAGMINQKSIAQMKKNVIIINTARGGLIIEDDLAASLEAGKIQAAALDVLTNEPPAVSNLLLNSEKTIITPHIAWATKESRQCLMEIVYENIKSFLEGNIKNQVNLN